The proteins below are encoded in one region of Paenarthrobacter ilicis:
- a CDS encoding DUF3093 domain-containing protein produces MPTPDQSSPVPARNSSSTPGVLYSEKLWPSVWIWIVVVGLSSAGLLMFGPISATAGIIAALALLAIMTTMLVLSTPTISVTEDSVRVGRASIERKFVGSAEAFRKGEATAERGPRLNGLAYMCFRGWIDPVVKIEITDPADRTPYWLASSRRPEELVSALTNAK; encoded by the coding sequence ATGCCTACGCCTGACCAGTCCTCCCCCGTGCCTGCCCGGAACTCTTCCTCCACCCCGGGGGTCCTGTACAGCGAAAAGCTGTGGCCATCAGTGTGGATCTGGATTGTTGTGGTGGGGCTTTCGAGCGCCGGACTGCTCATGTTCGGCCCCATCAGCGCCACGGCCGGAATCATCGCCGCCCTTGCCCTCTTGGCCATCATGACCACCATGTTGGTGCTGTCCACCCCCACGATCTCAGTCACTGAGGACTCGGTCCGGGTGGGCAGGGCCAGCATCGAGCGCAAATTCGTGGGCTCTGCAGAAGCTTTCAGGAAGGGCGAGGCCACCGCGGAGCGCGGGCCCCGCCTGAACGGACTGGCCTACATGTGCTTCCGCGGCTGGATCGACCCCGTGGTGAAGATTGAAATCACCGATCCGGCAGACCGCACGCCGTACTGGCTGGCCTCCTCCCGCCGGCCGGAGGAACTGGTGTCGGCGTTGACCAACGCCAAGTAA
- the dut gene encoding dUTP diphosphatase produces MAPAYRSIGCPVEWRTVSNETTAINSEAAAADAAGSATTTAYGAPTLAVQLKMLDDGLEAPSYAHPGDAGADLRARQDVFLAPGERKLVPTGVSMALPDGFVALIHPRSGLATKHGLTVVNAPGTVDAGYRGEIAVTLLNTDQEHAISLKRGDRIAQMVIQRVEYARFVPVENLDDSVRGAGGFGSTGGFGEPHSPAGR; encoded by the coding sequence ATGGCCCCAGCTTATCGGTCCATCGGGTGCCCCGTAGAATGGAGGACTGTGAGCAACGAGACCACAGCAATCAATTCCGAAGCAGCCGCGGCAGATGCCGCTGGCAGTGCTACCACCACGGCATATGGTGCCCCTACCTTGGCTGTCCAGCTGAAAATGCTCGACGACGGGCTGGAAGCACCCTCCTACGCGCACCCGGGCGATGCCGGTGCGGACTTGCGGGCCCGTCAGGACGTCTTCCTGGCTCCGGGTGAGCGGAAGCTGGTTCCTACCGGCGTCTCCATGGCCTTGCCTGACGGCTTCGTGGCACTCATCCATCCCCGTTCCGGACTGGCCACCAAGCACGGGCTGACGGTTGTCAACGCCCCGGGAACCGTGGATGCAGGCTACCGCGGTGAGATTGCCGTGACGCTCTTGAACACTGACCAAGAGCATGCCATTTCCCTCAAGCGCGGCGATAGAATTGCACAAATGGTGATCCAGCGCGTGGAGTACGCACGGTTCGTCCCCGTTGAGAACCTGGACGATTCTGTCCGCGGAGCCGGTGGCTTTGGTTCCACCGGTGGCTTCGGTGAACCGCATTCCCCGGCTGGTCGCTAG